From the Polaribacter tangerinus genome, the window CACATTATATTGATGGTCCTGTGTTAGAAAAAGCACATAGTTCTTTTGTTGGCATGCACAAAGTTCCGGTAGTTTATGGAATGACTATTGGCGAATACGGAAAAATGATAAATGGCGAGCAATGGTTAAAAGCTGGTGTTAAAACAAATTTAACCGTTATTCCTGTTCAAAATTATGCTCACAACACTCCCTATTCTTTACCAATTAAACCATCACCCAATTTACCAAATGACAAAAGCATAAACCTCTATCCTAGCCTCTGTTTTTTCGAAGGAACAAGGGTTTCTGCTGGAAGAGGCACCAACAAACAATTTCAAATTTATGGCGCTCCATTTTTAAAAGGCTACACCTTTACTTTTACCCCAAAAGCCAACGAAGGTGCTAAATACCCCAAATTTAAAGATAGGGTTTGCTATGGAGAAGATTTATCGAAAGAAAATACACTCTCTAAAATAAATATATCCTATTTAATAAAAGCTTATAATCAAAAAGGAAATGAGCAATTTTTTAATGATTTTTTTACAAAATTAGCAGGCACAAAAAAATTACAAGAACAGATAGAAAAAGGATTTACTGAACAGGAAATTAGAGAAAGTTGGGCCAAAGGAATACGCAATTTTAAAAAAATTAGAAAAAAATATTTGATTTATAAATAATTATCTATTGGTATTTTTTTCTCATGATATTTAAATAGACAACTAATTTTCCTCTATTGCTGTTGGCTTTTTATATCCTTGAAAAGGCTGTTTTAATAATTCTTTTAATGATGAGTTTTTTTCTTCGTTAGGAAATGTATCTACACCATACACAATTTTATTTCTGTCTAGTTTCATATAGGTTCCGAAAACACGATCCCAAACAGAAAAAATATTACCATAGTTAGAGTCTGTGTATGGTAATTTGTAATGATGGTGAACTTTATGCATGTCGGGAGAAACTATAAAATAGCTTAAAAAAGTATCTAATTTTGATGACATTTTAATATTGGCATGGGTAAATTGAGTAAAAATTAATGACATTGATTGGTAAATAAATACTATTGCAATAGGGGTTCCAACTACAAAAACACCCAATAATGTAAACGCAAATCGAACAACACTTTCTATGGGATGATGTCTATTTGCTGTTGTTGTGTCTACTTTATGGTCTGAGTGATGTACCAAATGAACCATCCATAAAGGAGCTATTTTATGCTCTGTGTAATGTGCCAAATAGGCTCCAAAAAAATCTAAGAGTAAAACACCTAAAAGTGTATACAACCACAAGGGCATTTCTGGCAACCAATTAATAATTCCGAAATCATTTTCTGAAACCCAATCTGCAGTTTTCAAAAGCAAAAAAGCGAAAGCAAAGTTAACAATTACCGTTGTTAAAGTAAAAAACAAATTTGGAAATGCATGTTGCCATTTTTTGTAATTGAATTTAAACAATGGAAAAGCTCCTTCTATAAGCCAAAAAAAAGTAATACCACCAACTAAAATGATACTTCTGTGAGCGGTAGGAATCGTTTCAAAATAATTAAAAATAGTTTCCAAAATTCTTTAAATTTTTTATTAAAGATATAAAAATTAAAAAATATATGACCTTTCTATCAAACAACAGGCACTCTTATCTTTTAACTTTTTTATTAGAAGTTAAAGAAACTCTTTGTTTAAGAGCCTCTACAATATTAAAAGTTGCAGGACATATAAACGTATTTGCCACTGTTAAATCGGTTATTTGAATAAATTTTCTTCTATCTGTATGTGGGTATTCTGCGCATGCCTTTGGGCGAACATCATAAATTGAGCAAGTATTATCTGACGTGTCCAAAAAAGAACAAGGTGCTTTTTTTAAAACCATAAAATCGTCTTTATCTCTCTCTAAATAAGTTTGCACAAAATCTGCAGCCTTCATTCTTACATATTTGGCAATTCTTTTAATATCGCTTTCTATA encodes:
- a CDS encoding exo-beta-N-acetylmuramidase NamZ family protein, translating into MIKLIHFKSTYLFLFLLFNFQLISCNSKVPVSPKTSQQKNLLPLNEKAKIDTIITGAELTELYLPLLNDKNIAVVANQTSVIKVTAKNNFVHLVDSLLSLSVKIKKVFAPEHGFRGKADAGELIKDGVDSKTKLPIISLYGKNKKPSKAQLANIDLVLFDIQDVGARFYTYISTLHYVMEACAELNIPLIILDRPNPNAHYIDGPVLEKAHSSFVGMHKVPVVYGMTIGEYGKMINGEQWLKAGVKTNLTVIPVQNYAHNTPYSLPIKPSPNLPNDKSINLYPSLCFFEGTRVSAGRGTNKQFQIYGAPFLKGYTFTFTPKANEGAKYPKFKDRVCYGEDLSKENTLSKINISYLIKAYNQKGNEQFFNDFFTKLAGTKKLQEQIEKGFTEQEIRESWAKGIRNFKKIRKKYLIYK
- a CDS encoding sterol desaturase family protein, with protein sequence METIFNYFETIPTAHRSIILVGGITFFWLIEGAFPLFKFNYKKWQHAFPNLFFTLTTVIVNFAFAFLLLKTADWVSENDFGIINWLPEMPLWLYTLLGVLLLDFFGAYLAHYTEHKIAPLWMVHLVHHSDHKVDTTTANRHHPIESVVRFAFTLLGVFVVGTPIAIVFIYQSMSLIFTQFTHANIKMSSKLDTFLSYFIVSPDMHKVHHHYKLPYTDSNYGNIFSVWDRVFGTYMKLDRNKIVYGVDTFPNEEKNSSLKELLKQPFQGYKKPTAIEEN
- a CDS encoding YkgJ family cysteine cluster protein → MEKRIAELPKLASLKEKENKKYFQNLKKRTPKNLDYVMQELHNEEFKKTDCLSCGNCCKTTSPIFIESDIKRIAKYVRMKAADFVQTYLERDKDDFMVLKKAPCSFLDTSDNTCSIYDVRPKACAEYPHTDRRKFIQITDLTVANTFICPATFNIVEALKQRVSLTSNKKVKR